In one Oryza glaberrima chromosome 2, OglaRS2, whole genome shotgun sequence genomic region, the following are encoded:
- the LOC127763590 gene encoding mitochondrial import inner membrane translocase subunit Tim13, protein MDSFSSSSGSPPNTEALMDQIKAQLAQAYAQEFLETVGNKCFAKCVTKPGSSLSGSESSCISRCVDRYIEATGIVSRALFSSTR, encoded by the exons ATGGACTCcttctcgtcgtcgtccggGTCGCCCCCCAACACGGAGGCGCTCATGGACCAGATCAAGGCGCAGCTCGCTCAGGCCTACGCCCAGGAGTTCCTTGAG ACTGTTGGAAACAAGTGCTTTGCCAAGTGCGTGACAAAGCCAGGATCAAGCTTGAGCGGGAGCGAGAGCAGTTGCATATCACGCTGTGTTGATCGTTACATTGAGGCAACTGGTATTGTCAGCCGAGCTCTGTTCAGTTCCACACGCTGA
- the LOC127763589 gene encoding protein TRANSPARENT TESTA GLABRA 1: MEQPKPPSVAASAAEAQNPNAFTCELPHSIYALAFSPSAPVLAAGSFLEDLHNRVSLLSFDPVHPTAASFRALPALSFDHPYPPTKLQFHPRAASAPHLLASSSDALRLWLAPLDDLAATATAAAPELRSVLDNRKTSASEFCAPLTSFDWNEAEPRRIGTASIDTTCTIWDIERGVVETQLIAHDKAVHDIAWGENGIFASVSADGSVRVFDLRDKEHSTIFYESPRPDTPLLRLAWNRYDFHYMATLLMDSSAVVVLDMRAPGVPVAELHRHRACANAVAWAPQATRHLCSAGDDGQALIWELPATPGAVPAEGIDPVMVYDAGAEINQLQWAAAYPEWISIAFENKVQLLRV, encoded by the coding sequence ATGGAGCAGCCCAAGCCGCCGTCGGTagccgcctcggcggcggaggcgcagaACCCGAACGCCTTCACCTGCGAGCTGCCGCACTCCATCTACGCGCTGGCTTTCTCCCCCTCCGcgcccgtcctcgccgccggcagcttcCTCGAGGACCTCCACAACCgcgtctccctcctctccttcgaccccgtccaccccaccgccgcctccttccgcgCCCTCCCCGCGCTCTCCTTCGACCACCCCTACCCGCCCACCAAGCTCCAGTTCcacccgcgcgccgcctccgcgccccacctcctcgcctcctcctccgacgcgcTGCGGCTCTGGCTTGCCCCGCTCGACgatctcgccgccaccgccaccgccgccgcgcccgagctCCGCTCCGTCCTCGACAACCGCAAGACATCCGCCTCCGAGTTCTGCGCCCCCCTCACCTCCTTCGACTGGAACGAGGCCGAGCCCCGCCGCATCGGGACCGCCTCCATCGACACCACCTGCACCATCTGGGACATCGAGCGCGGCGTCGTCGAGACGCAGCTCATCGCGCACGACAAGGCCGTGCACGACATCGCCTGGGGGGAGAACGGCATCTTCGCCTCCGTCTCAGCCGACGGTTCCGTCCGCGTCTTCGACCTCCGGGACAAGGAGCATTCCACCATCTTCTACGAGAGCCCCCGCCCGGACACGCCGCTCCTCAGGCTGGCATGGAACCGCTATGACTTCCACTACATGGCCACCCTGCTCATGGACAGCAgcgccgtcgtcgtgctcgaCATGCGCGCGCCCGGGGTGCCGGTGGCCGAGCTACACAGACACCGGGCGTGCGCCAACGCGGTCGCTTGGGCGCCACAGGCCACGAGGCACCTCTGCTCGGCTGGGGACGACGGCCAAGCGCTGATTTGGGAGCTGCCAGCGACGCCCGGCGCAGTGCCGGCCGAGGGGATTGATCCTGTGATGGTGTATGATGCCGGTGCAGAGATAAACCAACTGCAATGGGCGGCAGCTTACCCGGAGTGGATATCGATTGCCTTTGAGAACAAGGTCCAGCTTCTCAGGGTCTGA